TGTAGGGCTGTCTCCACACGCAACATTTGAATACAATACATTTGTACACTCCTGCGCGGCCAAGCATGCACTTCCCAAGAAGTCTATTTCTGAAACGtaccattttaaaaagttatgCGTAAGAAGTCTCATCCTTTTTTAGCATACCAAAAGTCACGAGAAAGATTCGGGGTGTCTTAAAGTCAATtataaaacaattttttgttgtcctttttttttttttttttttttttttcgcaaaaaaatttGTGCTATACCAAATggggacagaaaaaaaaaaaaaaaaaaaaaaatatgatgtAAACTGTTTctacaaattttaaattacgaatgagaagaaaaaattagtaaaatgaaaaaataaaatgtaacTGTTTATTATGTACAAACttaaaaatgagcaaattgAGAATtcttaaagaaaataatttcataaAAAGCTAATCcatgattttattttatttattttttttttttcgttttattttttccttatacgaatgagaagaaatagCTTTTCTGCTTGAgtcatggaaaaaaaaaaaaagaaaattgctTTTCCTACCGAGCAAACATGCTGTGGTTTATGAACGTGCGTATGTATGGACGGACGAAATGAGCGAATCGTGCAAggcaggcaaaaaaaaaacatgtaaaAACGCTCACGTTTGTGCTAAAGATTATAACTATGCCGTATGCTCGTGCCAGTGCCTACTTCCATGCTCATATTTTTACGCCTTGTTAAGAATGAATTATTCCATTTCcgcctcctttttttaacaagGAATTTTATGTATCAGTTTAGTAAACGTCGTACAGGTACTGGTACATACGGTACGTATCATTTTACGTATCGTATCCGAGACGTATAAAAACACTTACGCGTATCAGTACATATGCGGTGAGCGGTACGCAGCATGGAAGGCTCTTGCTATACACCACAGAGGTTACCGCTTTAGCACACGTGTAAGAAAtccatattatatatatatgtatatatagtaCACGCGCTTTGTACAATATCACCACCACGTTACAGCGCTTGGACCCTATTGCCGATCCGctatatacacgtatgtcAAATTATGAATTACGAATAAGGACATGccacgaatttttttttttttttttttttgaaattttcaaattagATATAATATACGCATAACATATGGAGTATAGCCAGTGTTTGGCAAGAAATATATGCACGTAAAATGAACTTGTATCgaggggatgaaaaaaaaaatatatttatattttatatttgtcCTCGAGTTTATTCTATGTGCATTAGATTTTTGCTCCTGTGTATATGCCTGGCATGTGAACAGCTATATAGCAGTTGGGGTCCACGTGAACAGTGAAGGAATGCATCACGTAAggggaagaataaaagaaatgtgaCTCCAAGTTCAAACGACCTAAGGCTGGAACATGTATGTGGTGTATGTGTGCGCACGatgcgtatatatgtgtagaattcttttcttttttttttttttctcctctttttcttcgctcttttttctgctttctgTTTCCGCCACTTCTCAATTTGTTCGCATAAATGCGCCTGCACCTTAAGCCGCGCTCaatcgaaaatgaaaagatatATCCTCATTAACAACACGTTTTGTAATACGAAAAAGGCAAAAGTGGCATGCCATTATGAAGGCGAACTAAACGCCAAAGGATGCACGACCGTGCCTGTTTTTTTTGACCTTAATAAAATCTCTTGCAAAAAGGTGGAAGATGATatagaacaaagaaaaaaattagataGATTGTATTTCTTTCAcatagaagaaaatggaaagcgaagaaaaataaattttttgaatttctcCAACGAATTCGATGAGAGCGGCACACACAGTCGTAACTGCGTCGCGCCGTCAAGTGACGGTGCCTCCTGCCCTACACCCTCCATCAACGACTCCAGGGACGAAGCCGGCACCATCAAAATGAGCAGGCACACACATCTGGATCATAACAGTATCCCAACTAAACAAGAATCCATTTTATTAAAAGGGGAACCCCTCCATTTGCACAGCGTAgaagatggagaaaattattgtgcaaacaaaaaatataatcacataaaaaataagtattatgaaaaaataaacagtTTGTTGAAACAGGTACATATGAGCCAAATTTCAAGAAGGAACAATAGTTCCCGTAAGGGTATGCATGTCTGCGAGGATGTTCATGCAAAGCACTATATATGAGGGGAATGCAACACGAAGTAGCCACGGTAACCTTTACATGCGTGTGTATGCCGTGTGTAATGTAGCTCATGGTCCACGCGCTCATTGTACGCGAAGATATGTTCTAAGAGATTGGAGCAGAGCTAACCGGAGGAATGATTGGATCGgaagaaaaggcaaagtGAAGGGGAACCCTCAATGAATGCAGATGCAGGGTGTCACCTGAAATGAAAGGACTGCTTCTTCAccataaaaatatgtgcataATTTAGGATACGTGTAGGCAttagaaatggaaaaggataaagcttttttttttttcttctttctttttttttgtcattcttAATTTTCCTACGTATTTGATTTTTTGCATCCCCCCCCCGTCGTTTTACTTCGCCCGTTCTGTGCGGCTATTTCCTCACCTCTCCATTCGTGCCGTCTAAATTTCTTACgctttttataattattatttttttgttgttgtctCTCTTTTTGGTATACCTGGGTGTGCCtcttttcaaatttgaaaaatcgAATTGAAATCGGCCTATAGatattcccttcttttttggtCCATTCGTTTATTTCACCCTTtgacgagaaaaaaaaaaaaaagaaaagaatagcAAACAAAAGTTTAAttatttcccatttttctaaAAACTTTAAACATTTCGAATTCAAAATTTACATATAACTGttttttatgtgtgcaaaattttatgtgatatgcaaaaaaaaaaaaaaaaaaaaaaaattatgtctTGAATTTACTTCTGTGAGGTTGGTGGTGCGTTGAAAGGATATCTGGTGGTAGACGAGATGCTcatgtatgtacacgtgAGTACACATAGGATGATGGGTAGACAGATGCACAAGTGGCTCCAATGGGAGATACATACTACCCTGAATCATGAATAAGTCTTCTTGGTGTGAAGGAGTTGTAAACATCGAATTGGATTCAACTTTGTGGTGAGGGAAGAGTTTTCATATTTAAGAGGGGATATTTTTCGTGAAAAACTCACCCTTAACAAATGTCAAAATGTGGGCAgtggaaacagaaaaaggattATCGATTGACGCTCCCCCCACGGGATGGATAACAGATAAATAGGAAAACGAAACAAAATTTAGAGAGAAGCATTCTTGGGAAAATTACCCCAACGTCATGACATCCATTTCATCCATATCCCctgtgttcattttgtttgtcGCCTCACCATCTTCCTCTTTGTTATACTTTTGCATTAGTTGCATTAATTTGGAGTTTTCCATCGCACTATTTTCGGTTcccttttcatccttctgcGAATGAATTACTGTTTTGTCTATTCTTTTAGGAGATCTGGAAATGGACTGTCTTCTGTTATGAATATTCTCCATCTTTACGGTCAGAGAGGACTTGTATGACGTCGGCCTTCGAGCATAATCTCTTCCAGTAGCGAGTGCCTTTTggctttctatttttctatatttattaattaaTTCGTTTTCATTAAGTTCGTACTTGTCTTTTCTATGGGTTTTACCATCTTCTTCGGAACTGTACGACCTGGACGATCTAGATGAGGACAtatcttttttcttgtgcAAATCTTCGTATGATGTTCTTCCGCGTTTTGTGAGTGACCTATCACGGTGGTCTCTATGCGACTTGTCGTGCGAggagtgttttttttcgttccgtTCTTCACTCGTTCGTCTCTTTCTGCGTCTATCCCGATCTCGGCTCCTATCCCGATCTCGGCTCCTATCCCGGTCTCGGCTCCTATCCCGGTCTCGGCTCCTATCCCGATCTCGGCTCCTATCTCGATTGCGACTCCTATCCCGATCTCGGCTCCTATCTCGATTGCGACTCCTATCTCGATCGCGACTCCTATCCTTGTGTCTACCTCTATGCCGGCTTCTGCTCCTGTTTCTGCCCCTGCTTCTACTCCTGCTTCTACGCCTCCTCCTTTTACCGCTCCTACTTCTGCTACCCCTTCTGTGCGTTTTCTCATCCCTGTTTCGGCTCCTTTCGGTGCCATCCCCATTTTCTGTGTCTCCTTCCCTGTCGGGGTCCCCCGAGCCCAGCTTCACGTATCCCATATTAACGAGTTTTTCGTTTCCATCTATTTGTCTGATtctgatgaaaattttttccttcccgtgATTCACGATGCCTCCTATTTCGCCCTTCTCCCACTCTCCGCTGGGGTGGTCACcaagggaaggtaaggaaagaaggaaatgagcggatagaaaaaatgcgaaaaagtgaaagatgaaaaaaaaatgcacaaacgTAGAGAGCCTACTGGTCATAAGGACCACTTGTGATTTCGCTTTCCGAGGAGGAAAACTGATGCGCTCTCCGTGGGAACACAACCCCCCTTGcaggaatatatataaggATATGCAAGAGATTTCATCAGGAGTGAATCCCTCTTTTTCGTGGTCTCACATATGTGTGTTTCGCTTACTTGACATAGGCCATAATGGGTTCGCCCTTGACAAATTTGTGCATCTTTTCCTTGTTCCTTCTGAGCCTCCTCCTATGGTCATTCATTAACATCAATCGTGCTCCATAggtgttttttatttttatgggCATTCTAGGGAGAACTACAAGGAGAACATAGTGGAGTGTAGTTATATGTTGATATGATTGTTCTGCACAAGGGGAGCGTACATGCTCAAGGCACGCACATACGAGTGTTCCTCGCCCTGTGGCAGATACAACTCAACTGGGTTGCAGAACCCAACTAATTCGACGCACTAAACGAACCTGTGTTGAAATACTTATCGTCTGCCAAGAGGCATTGAGTGTACTCGCCTATCGTCTGCTTCTTCCGTTTGTCAGCCGATGTGATAAACTCATCTTCATCCAAGAGGTAGGGTTCGAACCACATCCACAGCTAGAAagtgaaggaggaaggaaaaaaataaaaaataataaaataacgtTGACAGAATGGGACATGTATATAACACAGAGACGCATGGATGCGATTATGGAGGGAGCATCCCAATTTCCACGGAGGAAATATGTTATCCATTGGAggggttccttttttttattcctaacATTGGCAGGCGAGTGGACATATCTCAAATACAAAAATCCACAGGCTCGTATGTAGCAGGATTCTCGACTTTCGATCAACATCTTCATCTGtttggaggagaaaaaaataggaaatgaTACAACGATGGTATGTGATGTGAAGAAATATTATGCATTACATTGATAAGGTAATGTCGACACCATCCCTCGTATGTAGAGGAATCACTATGGTGtacccccacacacacacacttaACAAGTGGTGATCTTTAGGGTAGCATTGACACAAAGGTTCATGCCTCACCTGCTTCTCTGACAAATGCATGGTGAATAACTTATAGAGGCAACAAAAAAGAGTCGAGGGTGCCCTTGTACTTCCAATGCAATAGGGTTCCACATGGTCCGCATATAAATGAATTTCTTCTACGACCTCCTTAAAGGTTTTCAATGGAACTAGCGATCTGAAATATTCGGAcgataaaatattatttctAAGTAAGGTATTTACATTGTACGTTGTAGTGTTTGTCATTTCgaggatgttttttttttcttcattgttGTAATTAGCTAGAGATGAATGGAAGGAGCTACTAGATGCATTGTTTGCACCCACTTTATATTTCATACCCCCCCTATAGGTATGGTCTGGATTGCTATATCTGTAGCTATTTGGGTGTTCTTCCATTCTGCTTGGGAATCTGCTCATGGCGTTACTGTATGGGTTCATCATATTACCCATGGGGTGCATTCCACTGTTCATGTGATAGAAGGACGGGTCCACGTATCCGTAATTCAGAGCATAATTTCCTGCGTCGTGAAGAGGGATGTGTGTGTGCTATGTTGAATGGTGCAGTAATTCGATTCCTTAAACACAGGAACAACGACGGTAGTCAAAGTTGTGGTGCCTTCCCATGCAAG
This DNA window, taken from Plasmodium knowlesi strain H genome assembly, chromosome: 13, encodes the following:
- a CDS encoding pre-mRNA-splicing factor 38B, putative: MDNNYNNAEAPASYPPNVPTQPSQLGQPNQLEQNGINKQMYDYYYYNSNPDGSMGNKIGYNNMPTDVPFDGNYALNYGYVDPSFYHMNSGMHPMGNMMNPYSNAMSRFPSRMEEHPNSYRYSNPDHTYRGGMKYKVGANNASSSSFHSSLANYNNEEKKNILEMTNTTTYNVNTLLRNNILSSEYFRSLVPLKTFKEVVEEIHLYADHVEPYCIGSTRAPSTLFCCLYKLFTMHLSEKQMKMLIESRESCYIRACGFLYLRYVHSPANLWMWFEPYLLDEDEFITSADKRKKQTIGEYTQCLLADDKYFNTVLPRMPIKIKNTYGARLMLMNDHRRRLRRNKEKMHKFVKGEPIMAYVNGEWEKGEIGGIVNHGKEKIFIRIRQIDGNEKLVNMGYVKLGSGDPDREGDTENGDGTERSRNRDEKTHRRGSRSRSGKRRRRRSRSRSRGRNRSRSRHRGRHKDRSRDRDRSRNRDRSRDRDRSRNRDRSRDRDRSRDRDRSRDRDRSRDRDRSRDRDRRRKRRTSEERNEKKHSSHDKSHRDHRDRSLTKRGRTSYEDLHKKKDMSSSRSSRSYSSEEDGKTHRKDKYELNENELINKYRKIESQKALATGRDYARRPTSYKSSLTVKMENIHNRRQSISRSPKRIDKTVIHSQKDEKGTENSAMENSKLMQLMQKYNKEEDGEATNKMNTGDMDEMDVMTLG